Proteins from a single region of Hordeum vulgare subsp. vulgare chromosome 6H, MorexV3_pseudomolecules_assembly, whole genome shotgun sequence:
- the LOC123403656 gene encoding PLAT domain-containing protein 3-like, which produces MARLAALLLAFAVAVSATALAHGRDLPTQIKLTEGGGAVGGDSQECVYTVYVRTGSIWKAGTDANITLELYTAGNAEGVAISDLPSWGGLMYQGHSYFERGNLDIFSGRGPCMARAPCRMRVSSDGTGAHHGWYCNYVEVTVTGPHRGCAQQLFTVEQWLATDAAPYKLDAVVDRCPADGPGAAAAAE; this is translated from the exons ATGGCCCGGCTcgccgccctcctcctcgccTTCGCCGTCGCCGTCTCCGCCACCGCGCTGGCGCATGGCCGCGACCTCCCGACCCAGATCAAG CTGACCgagggcggcggcgcggtggGAGGCGACAGCCAGGAGTGCGTGTACACGGTGTACGTGCGGACGGGGTCGATCTGGAAGGCCGGGACGGACGCCAACATCACGCTGGAGCTCTACACCGCGGGCAACGCCGAGGGCGTGGCGATCTCGGACCTGCCGTCGTGGGGCGGGCTCATGTATCAGGGCCACTCCTACTTCGAGCGCGGCAACCTGGACATCTTCAGCGGGCGCGGGCCGTGCATGGCCAGAGCGCCCTGCCGCATGAGGGTGTCGTCCGACGGCACCGGCGCGCACCACGGCTGGTACTGCAACTACGTCGAGGTCACCGTCACCGGCCCGCACCGCGGCTGCGCCCAGCAGCTCTTCACCGTCGAGCAGTGGCTCGCCACCGACGCTGCGCCCTACAAGCTCGACGCCGTCGTCGACCGCTGCCCCGCCGATGGccccggcgccgccgccgccgccgagtaA